In Rhodanobacter denitrificans, a single window of DNA contains:
- a CDS encoding DUF2182 domain-containing protein, which produces MRPLASGPADVAARAVPRRIRRGQGFLAVVTLLFLASVAATIAGGAMMSTMDGMPMPGGWTMSMVWLQLDGRSWPAAAVSFLGMWMAMMVAMMLPSLMPVLWRCHQAFGDNGVARPGRLTAAVATGYFTAWLVCGVAVFPLGGMLATLAMRLPLLARAVPVLAGMVVLAAGALQFSRWKARHLACCRGAPGFAQAVPRSAGRAWRRGLRFGLHCNLCGVGLTASLLVIGVMDLRAMGAVFAGITLERLAPAGERMARVVGVVLVGAGAVLLAQAIGRV; this is translated from the coding sequence ATGAGGCCGCTCGCGAGCGGTCCGGCGGACGTCGCGGCGAGGGCGGTTCCGCGGCGCATCCGCCGCGGGCAGGGCTTTCTCGCCGTGGTTACGCTGCTGTTCCTCGCCAGCGTGGCCGCGACGATCGCCGGTGGCGCAATGATGTCGACGATGGACGGGATGCCGATGCCCGGCGGCTGGACGATGTCGATGGTATGGCTGCAACTGGACGGCCGCAGCTGGCCGGCTGCGGCCGTTTCGTTCCTCGGCATGTGGATGGCGATGATGGTGGCCATGATGTTGCCCTCGCTGATGCCGGTGCTGTGGCGCTGCCATCAGGCATTCGGCGACAACGGGGTGGCGAGGCCGGGGCGACTGACGGCAGCGGTGGCCACCGGCTACTTCACGGCGTGGCTGGTGTGCGGCGTCGCCGTGTTTCCGCTGGGCGGCATGCTGGCCACGCTGGCCATGCGCCTGCCGTTGCTGGCTCGCGCCGTCCCCGTTCTCGCCGGCATGGTCGTCCTGGCCGCCGGCGCTCTGCAGTTCAGCCGGTGGAAGGCGCGCCATCTCGCCTGCTGTCGCGGGGCGCCGGGGTTCGCGCAGGCGGTGCCGCGATCGGCGGGCCGGGCCTGGCGCCGCGGTCTTCGGTTCGGTCTGCATTGCAACCTTTGCGGCGTCGGCCTGACCGCGAGTCTGCTGGTCATCGGCGTGATGGATCTGCGTGCGATGGGTGCCGTGTTTGCGGGGATCACCCTCGAGCGCCTGGCCCCGGCCGGC
- a CDS encoding DUF899 domain-containing protein, protein MTTHAIGTREQWLEQRLELLKAEKELTRRSDELARRRRELPWVRIDKAYRFATDEGEASLAELFRGRSQLLVYHFMFGPDYTAGCPTCSSIADGFNGFAIHLANHDVMLCAVSRAPLAKLQAYKRRMGWTFPWASSSGGDFNADFNVSFTEQQQREGGIDYNYLREPPASQIAFQMGKDAGDAAPPVHNAMMTGTDVNTYLRERPGLSAFSLEDGVVHHTYSTYARGLDGLWGMYQWLDRAPAGRNETGMWWRRHDEYEPR, encoded by the coding sequence ATGACGACACATGCCATCGGAACCCGCGAGCAGTGGCTCGAACAACGGCTTGAACTGCTGAAGGCGGAGAAGGAGCTGACCCGGCGCAGCGACGAGCTGGCGCGGCGGCGGCGGGAACTGCCATGGGTTCGCATCGACAAGGCCTACCGATTTGCCACCGACGAGGGCGAGGCCTCGCTGGCGGAGCTCTTCCGGGGGCGCTCGCAGCTGCTCGTCTACCACTTCATGTTCGGACCGGACTACACGGCGGGCTGCCCGACCTGTTCCTCGATCGCGGACGGCTTCAACGGGTTTGCGATTCATCTGGCGAACCATGACGTGATGCTGTGCGCGGTCTCGCGCGCGCCGCTCGCCAAGCTGCAGGCGTACAAGCGGCGGATGGGATGGACGTTCCCGTGGGCGTCCTCGTCCGGCGGCGATTTCAACGCGGATTTCAACGTCTCGTTCACCGAACAGCAGCAGCGCGAAGGAGGCATCGATTACAACTACCTGCGCGAACCGCCGGCGTCGCAGATAGCTTTCCAGATGGGCAAGGATGCCGGCGACGCGGCACCGCCGGTGCACAACGCCATGATGACCGGGACCGACGTGAACACCTACCTGCGCGAGCGGCCGGGCCTGAGCGCGTTCTCGCTGGAAGACGGCGTCGTCCATCACACCTATTCCACTTACGCGCGCGGACTGGACGGCCTCTGGGGCATGTATCAGTGGCTGGACCGCGCGCCGGCGGGGCGCAACGAGACAGGCATGTGGTGGCGCCGGCACGACGAGTACGAGCCGCGATGA